One Apostichopus japonicus isolate 1M-3 chromosome 14, ASM3797524v1, whole genome shotgun sequence genomic window carries:
- the LOC139979664 gene encoding allatostatin-A receptor-like: MEGDIVCTGNVYDIRNESSMFIKDGLTKSYSEEILTYTVFAFIVIVGLAANGVFIFVVYKVERMRTVMNAYLVNLAIADMIILGYGYLDRFYYYVSTPLNAGTEFLGPIYCIVAVFLEFTYYVSLFTVLMFSMERYTAVCRPMQHMKISNTSRTRLILLGTWIFAFVFATLQIPGKGRRVALCILFPEDGEYSHLSGDVHYCEPFVPFWFNAIGVPLQLLPFYAAIMGTAFFYIAIIATLTKREDSMSGRKESQSQAVKAKRSRHSATRMIVINGCVFFLCNAPIQFYVTVTWIFDIVGYEVQLPITARRNIFLVLTILLYLNSAINPFIYGLTNRQYRTALFEAIFPFSRRETLVSGHQMLTLRSSGIDSASKQRETPSQKLSKT, from the coding sequence ATGGAAGGTGATATCGTCTGTACAGGGAATGTTTACGACATACGTAATGAGTCTTCTATGTTCATCAAAGACGGTTTAACCAAATCGTATTCGGAAGAAATCTTGACGTACACCGTTTTTGCGTTCATAGTGATTGTCGGTTTAGCTGCCAACGGTGTTTTCATCTTCGTGGTTTATAAAGTTGAGAGAATGCGGACCGTGATGAATGCCTACCTCGTGAACCTAGCTATCGCCGATATGATTATATTAGGTTATGGTTACCTAGATCGCTTTTATTATTATGTCTCGACTCCTCTTAACGCTGGCACCGAATTTCTTGGTCCGATTTATTGTATCGTTGCAGTCTTCTTAGAATTTACTTACTACGTATCACTGTTCACCGTGCTGATGTTTTCTATGGAGCGATACACCGCGGTGTGCCGCCCAATGCAGCACATGAAAATCAGTAACACCTCTCGCACTCGGTTGATTCTTCTGGGTACCTGGATCTTTGCATTCGTCTTTGCTACCTTACAAATCCCGGGTAAAGGACGTAGGGTTGCTCTCTGCATATTGTTCCCGGAGGACGGTGAATACAGCCATCTCTCCGGCGATGTTCACTATTGTGAGCCTTTTGTACCGTTTTGGTTCAACGCGATAGGAGTTCCCCTTCAACTGCTACCGTTCTACGCTGCTATAATGGGAACCGCCTTCTTCTACATTGCTATCATCGCTACTTTGACGAAACGAGAAGATAGTATGAGTGGGCGAAAGGAAAGTCAAAGCCAGGCGGTGAAAGCAAAGCGGTCCCGCCATTCTGCCACGAGGATGATCGTTATCAATGGATGTGTCTTTTTCCTTTGCAATGCACCAATTCAGTTTTATGTTACGGTTACCTGGATATTCGACATCGTCGGTTACGAAGTACAATTACCAATAACCGCTCGACGTAACATTTTCCTTGTCTTGACCATATTGCTATATCTAAATTCAGCTATCAATCCATTTATTTACGGCCTGACAAACCGCCAGTATCGCACCGCTCTGTTCGAAGCAATTTTTCCGTTCAGCAGACGAGAAACCTTGGTATCTG